The [Clostridium] scindens ATCC 35704 nucleotide sequence GATTGCTTCCTGCTTTGCCTGCGCTGCCGTGGTTTCTTTGGCATTGAATACGGCTTTTTTATTTCCGTTTTCATCATATACATAATCAAAAATACGGGTATCACGCAGGTTTAAGGTGTCCTCAATAATACGATAGGCGGAAGCCCTTTTTGTACCATAGGTGCTGTCCGCCTTGACATTTCCGAAATCGGAACTCTTATTTTCAATAAACCAGTCGCCATTCATTGGGGTGTAGCGCACTCGGATTCTTCCTGCCGCATAGCTGGAAGGGGTCAGAAGCTCCATGACAAACCGCTGAATATCCTCCTGCGGTATCCAGGTTGTACCCAGACGGACGGAGATTTCTGCCGCTGACAGGTCTTTGGGGATCACCTGCTTTAAGGCTTCTACATTGATTTCATACGCCGGATCTTCCTTTGCCGCAGCCTGTGCGCTTAGAAGTTTTGTCCGCACATTGCCGGACAGATATTCGTCAGCAGTCACATATTTTGCCGGTTCCAAAGCAGGGATACGAAAGATCACGCCCTGCAATTCCTGTACCAGCTCCTCCTGGGGTTTCCCTGTAAGCTGCTCCATATAAGGCAGGTCAACGAGAGCCTTTTCCCCAATAGAAAGGGCAAGGGCTTCGCTGGCTGTTTCCACAGAAGTAACTTCCCGATGGGGCTTGATCGTCCGCTTCGTGAACATATCTGCTTTTCGTTTGAAATTGCCCTCATCATCCAGCACTTCCAAAGAGCATAACAGGAAGTAGCTCTCATCCGATGCAAAGGCCAGATAGTTGCCACGGCTGTTGATCAGCCCGTATTTTTGGGAAAACGCATCATACAGCCGGTTCAGATTTTCCTGTTCGGTGCGTATCATTTCTTCTGGATAATCCTCCGTCTGATACTCGATGAGCTTTCTGACACAGTCACGGATCTCGATCAATCCCTTGATGCGGCTCTCTGCGGTCATAGATACTGCAGCCGGGGTCATGCGGTCATTTTCCCGGAAGTAGACTTTTCCATCCACCAAGGTAAAGGAAAAATTGCGCACATTCGGATCGGCAGGAACAGAAGCGTCCGGTTCATCCGAGATTTCATCGATCCCTTTTTCATACTCCGGGATTTCTCCCTGAATGTTCTGGACAGCTTTGCTTAACAGATCCGCAAGTGGAATGTCTTTGTATGCCTTGCAGGCAGAGTCAAAACCAAAGCGGGTACTTTCCATTTTCATTTCGCCCAGAATCATTTCCGGGTGCTGTACAAAATAGCTGTTCATCGTGATCCCGTTCTCATCGGTATCCAGGTGTACCCAATCCGGTTCCACATCTGCAATGCGGTCACGCTTCTGCAAAAAGAGGATGTCACTGGTGACCTCTGTCCCTGCATTGGCACGAAACGTATTGTCCGGCAGGCGGATGGCTCCTAAAAGTTCCGCCCTCTGTGCGATATATTTCCGCACCTCCGGGCTTGTTTTGTCCATCGTTCCCTTGGAAGTAATAAAGGCCACTACGCCGCCGCTGCGGACTTTATCCAATGCTTTCACAAAGAAATAATCGTGGATCAGGAATTTCTGGGCGTTGTAACGGCTGTCATTGACCTTAAAATCGCCAAACGGTACATTTCCCACAATGACATCAAAGTGGTCATCGGGAAGTTTTGTCTGCTCAAATCCCTCAATGGCAATGCTGGCTTTCTGGTAAAGCTGCTTTGCAATTCTTCCCGTAAGAGAGTCGATTTCTACACCGTGAAGCGTTGAGCCTGCCATACGATCGGGGATCAGGCCAAAGAAGTTGCCGGTACCGCAGGACGGCTCCAGAATCGTACCGCCGGAAAATCCCATATGGTCAAGGGCTTCGTACATGGCTTTGATGACAACCGGCGGGGTATAGAACGCTGTCAGAGTAGACTCCATGGCTGCCCGGTATTCTTCCGGGGAGAGGCTGGCGTTCAACTCCTTAAATTCTTGCGCCCAGGCAGCATTGTTCTCGTCAAAGGCCATGGATAGACCGCCCCAGCCAACATAACGGGCAAGAACTTCCTGTTCTTCGGGGGTAGCAAGACGATGTTCCAGTTCCAGCTCATGGAGCAGCTGGATGGCTGCCATGTTGTTTCTGAATTTTTCTTTTGCGCCGCCGACACCTAAAGTATCTTCTGTAATCCGATAATTGTGTCGGTCAGAAGAAGGAACAACTGCTTTTTCTGTCTTTTCTTCGGGCTGTGATTCAAGCGGTTTCAATCGTTCAACCTGTTCTTCTGCCTTTGCTACTAAGTCTCCAAATTCCAGATCAGAAAGACAGCGTTCAATCATATCCGAAAGACCGTTGAACCTTTCTCGATGAGTCAGGCTGCTGTCGATATAAATATCCAGTGTACAATCCACCAGATCCGCATTGATCTGAAGATCATACTCCTCATTCTCGGAAGTAGTATAGGCAAGCCCTACGCTGTGCAAATCCTCATAATCTGCCCCTAATTCGCTGTCGTATTCTTCATGGATAAATTCATCGATCAGGGCTTTCGCCTGTTCCAGTAGTTCCTCCTGTGGCTGTTGCTGTTCCAAAATCCTGCGGATATAACTGTTCTTTTCCACACGATTGATCGGGAAACCAACATGGTTCTGGAACGTGATGTCACGCATAGACACATCACCGCTGATTTCTCCCACGCTTTCAATCCGATATCTGCGGTTGTCGATCACGATTTCCTTACCGATCAGGTCGGAAGAACCCTGTGAAACTTCAGATTGTTCTTTTTCTTCCTGTCCGGCAGTGGGCTGCAATTCAGCAATGAGCTGTCTGCAGATCTCTTTTTGTTCTTCATCCTCCAATTCTTCCTGCCACTGCGTCAGCTGTTCCACATAACTTTGCACATGCGCCGGATCAGCTAAATCTGCCTCGATTTTCTGAATGGTATCCTCTTTGGTTTCTCCAACTTCCAAAGCGTCCTGATACTCATATGGATCAACTTCTTCAATGAAGTCCACCAAACGCCCGGCAAGGCTTGTGTTCTTATCCTTCGGGACACGGAACCAGTCATTTTCGGTTGCCATGATTTCCGCAAAGAGCTTCTCGTCCTCTAGCGTCAGCGTCTTATGCTGTTCCAGATAGGGAAGGAATACATCTCGTCCCCATTGCAGGCTCTCTAGTTTCTCACGATAGAAATCCTCTCCCTGTTTCTTCCATTCAGGAATAAATGGGCAGTTGGGGGAAAGGGAGTATTCATAGAAGTTTTTGATATGGGCAATCAGATCGCCCTCGCCATCTCCAATGTCAAAGCGTCCCTCATAGTGAAAATCCTCGCCGCCGATAGTGGCCGTAATCTCAAAATCGGTCTTGTGATACCATCCAACATGATTTTCTTCCGCCTGTCTTTCCCGGTGCTGCTTCTCGTCTAAAACACCCAGAAGATAATTGCCAAGGGCAAAGCTCAGGTCGGTGTATCGATCCTTCAGTTCCCGGTCATAAAAGGCGGGGTGTTCCGAAAAGCCGATAGAAAATACCAGACGGTCAGGCTTTGTTTCGGCAGGTGTTTCCTTGCCCTGCATTTCTGTGATGATGACCTTGAGGTGGTCATTGGCAGGATTTTCACGGAGCTTTTCTTCAAAATCCGTCCGGCTCATTTCTTTTCCAAACAGGGGAAATTCAGGATTTTGAAGGGATACAGCAGTTTCATCAAAGGCAGATACTTCATATTTATCTGCTCCCAGATACACCATATCTCCCTCGTGATAGAGGTAGCGGACAGGGTGAAGCTCCAGAAGTTCCTGGGAAAAGCGCCATGCATTGCTCCGGCTGTAAACGCTGACGGTCTGCCTCTGCACTTTCGTCAGAAAATCAAGCATCTGCTGGACAGTGGCAGGCTCTGAAAGGAGCTGCTCCATCTGTTCGGCAGAAACATCGGCAAGATCGGCAAGATCCAATTCTTTAAGCAGATCCTTTTCGTAATGATCCAGATCACGGATAAAATCAGACAGCCGCAAAGAAAGGGTATCTCTCTTATCGGCAGGCGGAAGGTCACGGTGAGCATCAATAAAACGCTGCCTTGCCATTTTCCGCTGTGCATCAATTTCATACTGGGGAGCTTCCACACTTTCCAGATATTCAGGATAGTGATCTTTTTCCTTGGCGTTGAAATAACGGTCATTTTGAATCAGTTCCCCGATCCGTTTTTCTACCTTAGACCACGAAAGTACAAGGTCGGGCTTTGTATAGGAACCATGCTTTTCAATTCCGATCCCTTTACTGTCATGCCATGTCCCGCCCTGTGTCCCATCGGGATAACTGTGCGTACCGCCGCCGGTGCCGTACTCATTTTTAAGAAAGGCAATGTTGGCTTTCTTATCCTCATACTTCTGAAATTGACGGTAGATGCGGTACTTGCCATTTTCAAAGCCGCTTCCTCTTACCAGGACAGAGTCAATATCTTCCTGTGAAACAGAAAAAGCAGAGGATTTTTCGTCCTCTGCTTCTGCAATCTGTTCGATTTGTTCCTCTACGGTAGGAAGATTGGCTGTGACCTCTTCTTCATTGGCTGTGCTTAGCGGTAGATCAGCTCGTTCAGGATCAGCTCCTCCGCCTGACTGCGAATGTTGTTCATCATTCCCACCCACTGCATCGGGGCTTTCTCTTTCAGTTCCTCCGTCACGCCCTGCTCGGCTGACAGCTGCTTCGTCAGAAGTTCCAGCCTCTGGAGCGCTGTCTGTTCCGTCTGGTACAGATGCTCGTTCAGCCTGCCCTGTGTCAGAAGGTTGAGATAGGTCACTCTCTTGTGCTGCTCCAGATAATCCCGGTGCATCAATGCGTATCTGCCAAGCGGAAGTTCTGGCTCTGTCGGTAATGTCAGGTCGGGAATAAGATAATCCCCCTGACGGGTATATGTGATGTTCTCCATGATGATCGCTCCTTTCGGGTTGTTTTCTGCTTCTATCATACGAAGATTGTGTTTCCTGCGCAAAGGTGCGGGACTGTGTTTTTTCTGCCACCTGCACATCCCGGATCGTTTGTGAGATTTCCCGGAGTGCCATTTCCGCAATGTCACTTGTTGCAATGCCAAGGGCGTTAATAGTGGCAGGGGTATTAAAGTTCACAATGTCCTGAAAATCCTCACGGTCAAAGTATTCGCCCGTATCCAGACCGCAGCGGCTGACCAGCATAAATGCCACACTGTTTACGGCCAGCCGCTGGTACATGACCTCAATATTCAGGTCGTCCAGTTCCTCTAAGAAACTGTCCGCCGTCACATCTTTGAGCTGTGCAAGATAGTCCTGCAGATGATCTTCCACGGCATTTTTCGCTGTTTCCATCAGGGCAGAAGCAAGATCGGTACTTTCCAGTTCTCCAAACCTGTCAGAAAGCCGTTCCATCACAGGCTGCTCGTATCGGGTTTCCATCTGCCATATCGGAACAGGACGGCTGCCGTAATAACCTTCGTGTGTGTCTGACACATCAAAGTAATATTTCAGGGTATTCCTGCGGCCTTTGGGGTCAAATACCGCAATCCCTTTGCTGTCTTTATTTACCCAGCGCCGGAACTGTTTGTTCCAGGTTTCAAGCTGTGCCACGGCAACCGCATCCGGGCGCTGGGCAAAGATTAAGAGCTGTTCGTCAAAGCGGCATTTGTAATTCCGGCAGACAGCGGCAAGAAAGTTCTGCCATGTCTGCGGGTTCTTGGCTACCGCAATTTCTGTACGCCGATACAGCTCGGTAATCAGCTGATACTTTGCAGCCATTTCATTTCCACCTCCTTATTGATTTTCAGGATTATTCCTTGTCCTCTCCGTCAAAAAAGAAATCACCCTGTTTGCTTTTATACTTTTCTGCAATTCATTGATGAGCGCAATCTCCGCTACAGTAATGCCTTGGATAGAGAGAATATCATCCATCGTCATGGCGGAGATTGCTTTTTCATCGGTAAAACCAGCATCCAGAATCTTATTGATGACTTTGACCGCTTTCTGGTTGATCGCCATTATCTATCCTCCTTATCGTTCATATTCTTTATGCCTGACGGTTTTATGTGGTGGTTCCTGGGGTTTGGGTTCATAAGTGTGGCCGTTTCTTTCCATACGCTCGGCAAATTCACAAATGTGATAGATATTTCCGCCGATCTCTGTATGGTATTCATCAATAAAGCGGCAGGAACGTTCCGCAGTTTCGCCCCATGATAAATGAAGAATAATTTTCCCGCCGTCAGGAATACGAAACAATTCTTTGTAATGCGGATCAATAAACCGAATCCCTTGTGCTGCTTTCTCCATATGTCTGTCCAGCCATTCTTTCACATAACAGTAACAATAGAAGTTATAGTCACCCTTTGTCGGATTGCACCGGAATAAAAAGGCATATTTCTCCGTGTCCATCCGAAACCCATATTCTGTGCAGTAATTTCCCTGTAAAGCACTGGAAGGATAGCTCTTTGCGAAAGCCTTCATATCATATCGGTTATGCAATAATCCGTGATTTTCCCGCAGGGTATTCACTACTTCATCAAGCTCATTCTTAAATTCTTCTGATTTCCATTGCGGTCTGGTATCAAACCATGTGGTATAGAAACCATATCCAGAGTCAGCAAAATCGCCCCGCAAATGGCCAATATTGCCGGTCTGTCCGCTGATTTGAGAACTCTGTGAATACACATAATTTTGTTCAGCCGCAGTTAATGGTCTGATTTCCATATCAACGTTCCTCCCGGCTGTGTTTCGCTTTTTGCTCTTTCTGGATGGTTTTCAAGGCATCCTTGGCCCATTGGGGCATACGCTCCGGCTTGATCTCACCCAGGACATCATATCGTTCCCATCGGCTATGTTCGCCGGTGGCAAGGCAGGTGCCAAAGACTGCCTGACCTCTGCCGCCGGTGGCACCGTTTCCTCCTTCCGCAAGTACAAGCTGGTAAGCAGCGTGCTGATATTCATATCGCTTCGGCTCTGCATTGATTACAACCACCTTGCCCACAATGCTTTTATTCCTCATGTCAGGGATACAGTCAGCGACTGTAAAGGGGGTAGGGTCAAACTTGAATTTTTCCTGTTCGGCCCGTGTCTGTTCGATCTGTGTCTGCACACGATCACAAAAAAGCTGCATGGCTTCCAGATAATCCTCTGTTCCTACGGCTTCTGTTGGCCATGGTGCGGAAAACGGATTATTGTAATCGCAGTAGCAGACTACATAAGGATGTTCCGCCCGCTTATCGACACAGAAAACAACTTCTTTCTTTCCGATGTGGATACTCTGTTCCACAGTATAGTTGCCGATCATCCTTTTCTCGTCATTCATCAGCATCATCCTTTCTTTGCTTTTTCCTGTTCTGCTCGTCTAAGATCTTTCGGATACAGACATCGCAGAAAATCATTGACCTGTCCTTATATCGGGGATAGGGGCAGGTCGTACAGTCATATTTCTTCTTTTTACCGTTCACGGTCATCACCGCTTTTCTGCTTTCTTCATTCATAGGCAGACCTCACGATTCTTTCGCATAGCTGCGATAATCTTTTTCTCCTTTGGCACGGACACGGCGCACATGGCTGCTCCCCGCAAGCTCCGGGTGCTTTGCCTGAAGTTTTCTCCGTATCCTGCATACGCTCTCAAAACTCGGTAAGCCAAGATATTTGTACTGGGTCATGACCTCAGCCAGAGGCATCGCCCCGGCATCTTTCAGATAGGCATTGCACACCTTCAGGTAGAGCAGCATATCATCATCCCTGGTTTCCTCGTCTTTTTTCAGGATGGCTTTAATCTTGCCCTCCATGGTTTTCAGATTTTCCATTGGATACCTCCATAAAGGAAAGGGGCGGCATGTTTTGCCGCCCCTCCACGATCACTTCTTATTTCTGTGGCGGATGTTCAGCCAGATGGCTCCGCCTGCAATGAACACAACAAGTGCGATTGCAAGGATTGTTTTTACCTCCATGCTTTAATCCTCCTTTTTCTTTTTATTCTTAAAGCCAACAAAACCTAAGACACCAGCACCAAGCATGGAAACCGCCGCCAGCCCGATCCAGAGAGCAGGATTGAAGTCATCCCCTGTTTTCGGTGTTTCTCTCAGTTCGTTGTGCATTTCTACGGTAGCTGTTTCATCCACCTTGATGGTTACCTGCTTATCGGCAGGCAGGATATATCCAGAAGAAACACTGTCGCTGACCTCAGATACCGTGTATTCGCCAATTCGCAGACCTTCGATAAAGATCTCACCGTTTTTATCGGTCTTAAAGGTCTGGTCATATCCGTTTGTTCCTGTCACACGGAAGGAGAAGCCTTCTACCTTTTTGTCAGAAGAAGTTTTTACGATCTTCAAAGAGCCTTTCTGCGCTCCATTGATAAATCCAACACCTGCTTCGTTTTCAACCGTATAGACCTTTCCATCTTCCTCAATGGACACCGGATAAACATTCTCATCCAGCAGGAATCCTTCCGGCGCTGTCTTTTCACGGACAAGATATTTTCCATAGCGAAGGTTGCTCATCTGGTAAACACCATCGCCCAGTTCT carries:
- a CDS encoding LPD25 domain-containing protein; this encodes MARQRFIDAHRDLPPADKRDTLSLRLSDFIRDLDHYEKDLLKELDLADLADVSAEQMEQLLSEPATVQQMLDFLTKVQRQTVSVYSRSNAWRFSQELLELHPVRYLYHEGDMVYLGADKYEVSAFDETAVSLQNPEFPLFGKEMSRTDFEEKLRENPANDHLKVIITEMQGKETPAETKPDRLVFSIGFSEHPAFYDRELKDRYTDLSFALGNYLLGVLDEKQHRERQAEENHVGWYHKTDFEITATIGGEDFHYEGRFDIGDGEGDLIAHIKNFYEYSLSPNCPFIPEWKKQGEDFYREKLESLQWGRDVFLPYLEQHKTLTLEDEKLFAEIMATENDWFRVPKDKNTSLAGRLVDFIEEVDPYEYQDALEVGETKEDTIQKIEADLADPAHVQSYVEQLTQWQEELEDEEQKEICRQLIAELQPTAGQEEKEQSEVSQGSSDLIGKEIVIDNRRYRIESVGEISGDVSMRDITFQNHVGFPINRVEKNSYIRRILEQQQPQEELLEQAKALIDEFIHEEYDSELGADYEDLHSVGLAYTTSENEEYDLQINADLVDCTLDIYIDSSLTHRERFNGLSDMIERCLSDLEFGDLVAKAEEQVERLKPLESQPEEKTEKAVVPSSDRHNYRITEDTLGVGGAKEKFRNNMAAIQLLHELELEHRLATPEEQEVLARYVGWGGLSMAFDENNAAWAQEFKELNASLSPEEYRAAMESTLTAFYTPPVVIKAMYEALDHMGFSGGTILEPSCGTGNFFGLIPDRMAGSTLHGVEIDSLTGRIAKQLYQKASIAIEGFEQTKLPDDHFDVIVGNVPFGDFKVNDSRYNAQKFLIHDYFFVKALDKVRSGGVVAFITSKGTMDKTSPEVRKYIAQRAELLGAIRLPDNTFRANAGTEVTSDILFLQKRDRIADVEPDWVHLDTDENGITMNSYFVQHPEMILGEMKMESTRFGFDSACKAYKDIPLADLLSKAVQNIQGEIPEYEKGIDEISDEPDASVPADPNVRNFSFTLVDGKVYFRENDRMTPAAVSMTAESRIKGLIEIRDCVRKLIEYQTEDYPEEMIRTEQENLNRLYDAFSQKYGLINSRGNYLAFASDESYFLLCSLEVLDDEGNFKRKADMFTKRTIKPHREVTSVETASEALALSIGEKALVDLPYMEQLTGKPQEELVQELQGVIFRIPALEPAKYVTADEYLSGNVRTKLLSAQAAAKEDPAYEINVEALKQVIPKDLSAAEISVRLGTTWIPQEDIQRFVMELLTPSSYAAGRIRVRYTPMNGDWFIENKSSDFGNVKADSTYGTKRASAYRIIEDTLNLRDTRIFDYVYDENGNKKAVFNAKETTAAQAKQEAIKQAFQDWIWKDPTRRSRLVRYYNDTFNSVRPREYDGSHIVFGGISPEITLRPHQVNAIAHILYGGNTLLAHKVGAGKTFEMVAAAQESKRLGLCNKSMFVVPNHLVGQWASEYLRLYPSANILVTRRQDFETGNRKKFCSRIATGDYDAVIIGHSQFEKIPMSIERQREQLQRQLDDIERGIDDVKASKGEQFTVKQLMKTRKAIQAKLDKLNDTKRKDTVIDFEQLGIDRLFIDESHFYKNLYLYTKMRNVGGIAQTEAQKSSDLFMKCRYLDEITGNRGTIFATGTPISNSMVELYSVQRYLQYDALLRNGLQHFDSWASTFGETVTALELAPEGTNYRAKTRFAKFFNLPELMLMFREVADIQTADMLKLPVPAVEYHNIKTKPSEIQTELVASLAKRAEKVRARLVEPNVDNMLKITNDGRKLALDQRMIDPMLPDDPNSKVNACVDNVYRIWEEYADTKATQLVFCDLSTPKNDGTFNVYDDIREKLIARGIPAEQIRFIHEATSDAQKKELFAKVRSGEVRVLLGSTPKMGAGTNVQDRLIAIHNLDCPWRPSDVGRILRTFKIKKNVEVTDNGKIII
- a CDS encoding TnpV protein, translating into MCRWQKKHSPAPLRRKHNLRMIEAENNPKGAIIMENITYTRQGDYLIPDLTLPTEPELPLGRYALMHRDYLEQHKRVTYLNLLTQGRLNEHLYQTEQTALQRLELLTKQLSAEQGVTEELKEKAPMQWVGMMNNIRSQAEELILNELIYR